In the genome of Desulfuromonas sp. DDH964, one region contains:
- the feoB gene encoding ferrous iron transport protein B, which translates to MQTPPADSNHPKIVLVGNPNVGKSVLFNALTGAYTTVSNYPGTSVEVSRGHCEIDGTRYEVLDTPGMYALLPITEEERVARQILLAETGHIIVHVIDARNLERMLPMTLQLIEGRLPVLLVVNILDEAERIGMQIDTALLQEKLGIPVIGAATARKRGLKEIRAAIAAFDSTRRPTFAYASDLERDILRIATTLASDYPLDRRAIALLLMQKDEEVLELVRTAEGEGFAAVETAVRAVAFERRVDLHLRISLERKRVCKGVLDGVVSQDSGARTPFSERLSGWTMNPWSGFPLLLLVLYFGLYQFVGNFGAGTVVDLLEGHLFEEWLNPWAIALSDRFLPWYWLRELITGEYGIFTLGIRYAVAIILPIVGTFFLAFSVIEDTGYFPRLAMLVDRIFKQIGLNGRAVIPIVLGFGCDTMATMVTRTLETVRERLIATVLLALAIPCSAQLGVILGLLSGAPGALLVWTLCVAAIFLVIGFLAARVTPGELPMFYMEIPPLRLPQPRNVLVKTLTRMQWYLLEIFPLFIFASVLLWAGKLSGALGGLITLLRPAMLALGLPPDTAAVFVLGFFRRDFGAAGLYDMQANGVLSVVQLTVAAVTLTLFVPCIAQFLMMKKERGWPTATGIFVFVTAVAFGCGWLLNQALLFTGVLS; encoded by the coding sequence ATGCAGACCCCTCCCGCTGATTCGAATCACCCCAAAATCGTCCTGGTCGGCAACCCCAACGTAGGGAAGAGTGTGCTCTTCAATGCCCTGACCGGGGCCTACACCACCGTCTCCAACTACCCCGGGACCTCGGTGGAGGTCTCCCGTGGCCACTGCGAAATCGACGGCACCCGCTACGAGGTGCTCGACACCCCGGGGATGTACGCCCTGCTGCCGATTACCGAAGAGGAGCGGGTGGCGCGGCAGATTCTCCTTGCCGAAACCGGCCACATCATTGTTCACGTTATCGACGCCCGCAACCTCGAACGGATGCTGCCGATGACGCTGCAGCTGATCGAGGGCCGGCTACCGGTGCTGCTGGTGGTGAATATCCTCGACGAGGCGGAGCGCATCGGCATGCAGATCGATACCGCGCTGCTGCAGGAAAAACTCGGCATTCCGGTGATCGGCGCCGCCACCGCCCGCAAGCGGGGGCTGAAGGAAATCCGCGCCGCCATCGCCGCATTCGACAGCACGCGCCGCCCCACCTTCGCCTATGCCAGTGACCTTGAGCGCGATATCCTGCGGATTGCCACCACCCTCGCCAGCGACTACCCCCTCGATCGCCGCGCCATCGCGCTGCTCTTGATGCAGAAGGACGAGGAGGTGCTGGAGCTGGTCCGGACGGCGGAAGGGGAAGGGTTTGCTGCCGTCGAGACGGCGGTGCGGGCGGTCGCTTTCGAACGCCGCGTCGACTTGCATCTGCGCATCAGCTTAGAGCGCAAACGGGTCTGCAAGGGGGTTCTCGACGGCGTGGTCAGCCAGGATTCCGGCGCCCGCACCCCCTTCAGCGAACGGCTGTCGGGCTGGACGATGAATCCCTGGAGCGGCTTTCCGCTGCTGCTGCTGGTGCTTTACTTCGGGCTCTACCAGTTCGTCGGCAACTTCGGCGCCGGGACGGTGGTCGACCTGCTCGAAGGGCACCTCTTCGAAGAATGGCTTAATCCCTGGGCGATCGCCCTCTCCGATCGCTTCCTTCCCTGGTACTGGCTGCGCGAACTGATCACCGGCGAGTACGGCATCTTTACCCTCGGCATCCGCTACGCGGTCGCCATCATCCTGCCGATTGTCGGGACCTTCTTTCTCGCCTTTTCGGTGATCGAGGATACCGGCTATTTCCCGCGCCTGGCGATGCTGGTCGACCGGATTTTCAAGCAGATCGGCCTCAACGGCCGGGCGGTAATCCCGATCGTCCTCGGTTTTGGCTGCGACACCATGGCGACCATGGTCACGCGCACCCTGGAGACGGTCCGCGAGCGGTTGATCGCCACCGTCCTGCTTGCCCTGGCGATCCCCTGCAGCGCCCAGCTCGGCGTCATTCTCGGGCTCCTCTCCGGCGCCCCCGGCGCCCTCCTGGTCTGGACCTTGTGCGTTGCCGCCATCTTTCTCGTCATCGGCTTTCTCGCCGCCCGGGTGACGCCCGGCGAGCTGCCGATGTTCTACATGGAGATTCCGCCGCTGCGCCTGCCGCAGCCACGCAACGTCCTGGTCAAGACCCTGACCCGGATGCAGTGGTACCTGCTCGAAATTTTCCCCCTCTTCATCTTCGCCTCGGTGCTGCTCTGGGCCGGCAAGCTCAGCGGCGCCCTTGGCGGACTGATTACCCTGCTGCGGCCGGCGATGCTCGCCCTGGGGCTGCCACCCGACACCGCAGCGGTCTTCGTCCTCGGCTTCTTCCGGCGCGATTTCGGCGCCGCCGGGCTCTACGACATGCAGGCCAACGGCGTCCTCAGCGTGGTGCAGCTGACGGTAGCCGCGGTCACCCTGACCCTCTTTGTCCCCTGTATC
- a CDS encoding Fur family transcriptional regulator translates to MPGKALFRDYLAAKGLKSTRQREVILDEFLRCASHPSTEELYLRLRKKHPGIGYATVHRALKLFSECGIAEERNFGDGQTRYESRSGEEHHDHLICLGCGAIIEFEDPRIEELQAKVAAQHGFVIENHRLELYGRCGKCAQG, encoded by the coding sequence ATGCCCGGCAAAGCCCTGTTTCGCGACTATCTTGCCGCCAAGGGATTGAAGTCGACCCGGCAGCGGGAGGTTATCCTCGACGAGTTCCTGCGCTGCGCTTCGCACCCTTCGACGGAAGAGCTCTACCTGCGGTTGCGAAAAAAACACCCGGGGATCGGTTACGCGACGGTTCATCGCGCCCTCAAGCTCTTTTCCGAATGCGGGATTGCCGAAGAGCGCAATTTCGGTGACGGCCAGACCCGCTACGAGTCACGCAGTGGCGAAGAACACCACGATCATCTGATCTGCCTCGGTTGCGGCGCGATCATCGAATTCGAGGATCCCCGTATCGAGGAGCTGCAGGCCAAGGTGGCCGCACAGCACGGCTTCGTCATCGAAAACCATCGCCTCGAACTTTACGGGCGTTGCGGCAAGTGTGCGCAAGGGTGA